The following proteins are encoded in a genomic region of Drosophila willistoni isolate 14030-0811.24 chromosome 3R, UCI_dwil_1.1, whole genome shotgun sequence:
- the LOC26530115 gene encoding uncharacterized protein LOC26530115, with amino-acid sequence MAGLKQQQQQYQQQQHHGLLSLWLLLICFRFAIIVGDINCKAFKKNASLLSLSCCELTHPSLDKGNAECRATLNLPHGRQFTFAELYTINMCIEECNYVGSGYIDADPPYRLDMANIQTNLDKFMPEPKDNATTFMMDAYKKCEIFRMRHSSRYTLHLPDIEFIEEQCNPFALQITICVRILAMQRCPLQFQVNTDNCKMARSYFLQCVVDVESNV; translated from the exons ATGGCTGGGctaaagcagcagcagcagcaataccaacaacaacaacatcatggCCTTCTCAGCCTTTGGTTG CTTTTGATTTGTTTCCGCTTTGCCATCATAGTGGGTGATATAAATTGCAAGGCCTTTAAGAAAAATGCCAGT CTTCTATCCTTATCCTGTTGTGAATTGACCCATCCCAGCTTGGACAAAGGAAACGCTGAGTGCAGAGCAACTCTGAATTTACCTCATGGAAGACAATTCACGTTTGCCGAACTCTACACCATCAACATG TGCATTGAGGAATGCAATTATGTTGGCTCTGGTTATATCGATGCCGATCCACCGTATAGACTGGACATGGCAAATATCCAAACAAATCTTGACAAGTTTATGCCGGAACCCAAAGATAATGCTACAACATTTATGATGGATGCCTATAAGAAATGTGAGATATTTCGCATGAGGCACTCTTCACGCTATACACTTCATCTGCCGGATATTGAATTCATCGAAGAGCAATGCAATCCCTTTGCCTTACAGATAACCATCTGTGTGCGTATCCTTGCCATGCAGAGATGTCCCCTACAGTTCCAGGTGAACACTGACAATTGTAAAATGGCCAGAAGCTATTTTTTGCAATGCGTGGTCGATGTTGAATCGAATGTTTAA